The Primulina tabacum isolate GXHZ01 chromosome 1, ASM2559414v2, whole genome shotgun sequence genome contains the following window.
ATTGAATCGCCAAAAATGATGCATAATGCTACTTTATCTTGTACCCAAAGATGTTTATCAACCTACATGTGTGTACTTCTAGGAAGTTAGCAAATTGAAACGTAGCAATCGGTATTGTATTCCTTTAGTTCAAAAACACTGTAACTCTTTCTTCTGTGTAGGCACTTTTTCCCGTTTTGAAACTTACAATTACCCCTATTTACTAAtaggaataattatttttacacGGAGTAAGTGCTGTTCAAAGTGACTTTTCTAAGGGTTTTTAgtattattcttattatttttgttatctTGTGATCGAACCTCATTAGTTTAACTTGAATTTGCAGGATCCACAAGTAATCACTGGTTCTCATGATTCAACAATAAAATTCTGGGACCTTCGATACGGTAAAATGTTATGAATATTCACTTCTTGGTTCATTATTAAATCTCTATTTCTCCCTTTGTTGAAGGTCCAAGTGTTTGTGCCTTTCAGGTAAAACTATGTTAACTCTCACGCACCATAAAAAATCCGTGCGTGCAATGGCTCCACATCCCAAGGAGTAAGTCCCTTCTTTTTGCATTGCAGGGAATAAATATTTGAACTATGAATTGTACTTTATTCATCATTATTATTAGCTCAGTTCATTTCATTGCCACATTTTGCAGGGATTGTTTTGTATCTGCATCAGCTGagaacataaaaaaattcaaacttcCGAAAGGAGAATTTATGCACAACATGCTGTGAGTTTTATCGACTTTGCCACATCCGCTATACGATTGTAGGAAATGTATGGTATGCTGACACCATGATTCTAACATACAGCTCTCAACAGAAAACTATTATTAATGCAGCTGCTGTCAACGAAGAAGGTGTACTAGTCACAGCTGGTGAGTTCTATTTTATGTCTCTCCTGGTTCTGTTACTTTATTTCATCTCTTTGGTCCTTTTCTCTTTCTTGGAATGATATATTTCTCGCACCATGATTATAATATTTCTCATCATTCTTCTGGTTGCTTTTGTCAAAGGTGATAACGGAAGCATATGGTTCTGGGACTGGAACAGCGGTCACAATTTTCAGCAAGCTCAAACAATCGTGCAACCTGGTATTTAACTATGAAATCTAGCTATTTCCTCATCCTTTCCTCTCAGAGAGGCGATATTAACACGGTGATTTCATTATGTCAGGATCACTGGACAGTGAAGCAGGGATCTACGCTCTCACATATGATGTAACTGGTTCGAGGCTTATCAGTTGCGAGGCAGATAAGACTATCAAGATGTGGAAAGAGGATGAAAATGCCACACCGGAATCTCATCCCCTCCATTTTAAGCCACCCAAAGATATTAGGCGATTCTAATGTTTTGGGTTTCTTTCTTGGAAGAAAAGAAAACGCACTCTGATAGTCTGATGTATGATTTTACTTGATCTTGGAATAATACGAGTTCTGTACTGGTGGTGTTATTAAATTGTTCCCATTCAATACAAGTTTGTGATACAACAAAATACGCATGGGGTGTGGAACTTTGTATATCCGGCATAGCATAGAAAGCTCTTTGTCTAGTGTTGAAAGTAGAAACTGttgataaaattatggaaatggAGGAAAAATATCAGACTATGAAAAAAATAAGGGCCCAACCGGGTTCGAACCGGTGACCTATTGATCTGCAGTCAATTGCTCTACCACTGAGCTATGGACCCTTGAATGTCTGAACTCTtcttttagttattttttataATGAAAGAGTATGCCTAGATATCAAAATCCTATTACTACAGTCTACAGCTTCTTTTCTATATCTAGCATGGTAGAATAACAAGCGATCGTTTTTCAAAATTCCAAACAAAATATGGCTAACACCATCCCGACTTGCTACTCTGTTAAGTTTTGGATAATCTTAGTTTTGACTTCTCGACGCAATTTCAACAAATATATCCCTCAACTATAACACTTTCACCGGAGATTCTTGATGTCAAATTCTTCACTCTTGTTTTCATATTCGAAATATTTAATGCTTTTACTACATTTCCACCCCAAATCGGCAAGATCTCCACCACCACTTTCTGGAACAAATCTTCATCAAAACCCTCTTTCAGTATATCCTCAAAATCAGTATGGTCTCCCATTAAATCAACTAATACGCTACATAATCCTTCTCTCTTGCAATGTTCAAGAATTTCAGCTAAAGTCATTCTATCAGAAAGTCTCCTGTGAACCTCTTCTTGGCCATTTTCCAGCTCTTTAAGCTCTTTCTCCGTGACGATCAGTAATTTTGAAGCAGCATCAGTAGGGAGATCAGGATTCTGAATTAGGGAATTCGCCGATTTTGATAACACTATTTTAAGAGGTTGATTTGCCCCCAGTTCACTAGACACTGGAAACACAAACTTGTTGGCTAGAGCCGTAGAAGAGAGTATGACTGCATCATATTCTTGCAACAATTTTGAGTAATATTCACCACGTTCCATAGCATTTTCACCAAGCTGATCTAGCATATTTCCGCCAAGTGACAAGGAATACCTGTTAAAAAAGAATCGGTATTGAGGAAAATGGGCAATCAATTATGGAACCCACTAAAAGAAATTCGATTAAAAGTCAACCAAAGTTACGTCCAAATAAGATCAAGAAGTAATTTAGTCCAGAAAAAGTAAGTACCTCAGGGTAA
Protein-coding sequences here:
- the LOC142552881 gene encoding riboflavin biosynthesis protein PYRD, chloroplastic-like isoform X4, yielding MMEKYVIFHMAQVFALRDAGDLAENGIAYVSLEPCNHFGRTPPCTEALIKAKVKKVVVGMVDPNPIVASAGVKRLQEAGIEVIVGVEEELCKRLNEAYIHQMLTGKPFVTLRYSLSLGGNMLDQLGENAMERGEYYSKLLQEYDAVILSSTALANKFVFPVSSELGANQPLKIVLSKSANSLIQNPDLPTDAASKLLIVTEKELKELENGQEEVHRRLSDRMTLAEILEHCKREGLCSVLVDLMGDHTDFEDILKEGFDEDLFQKVVVEILPIWGGNVVKALNISNMKTRVKNLTSRISGESVIVEGYIC
- the LOC142552881 gene encoding riboflavin biosynthesis protein PYRD, chloroplastic-like isoform X3, coding for MGRLSVKASTQKLANLMPRAQVFALRDAGDLAENGIAYVSLEPCNHFGRTPPCTEALIKAKVKKVVVGMVDPNPIVASAGVKRLQEAGIEVIVGVEEELCKRLNEAYIHQMLTGKPFVTLRYSLSLGGNMLDQLGENAMERGEYYSKLLQEYDAVILSSTALANKFVFPVSSELGANQPLKIVLSKSANSLIQNPDLPTDAASKLLIVTEKELKELENGQEEVHRRLSDRMTLAEILEHCKREGLCSVLVDLMGDHTDFEDILKEGFDEDLFQKVVVEILPIWGGNVVKALNISNMKTRVKNLTSRISGESVIVEGYIC
- the LOC142552881 gene encoding riboflavin biosynthesis protein PYRD, chloroplastic-like isoform X2, which encodes MGRLSVKASTQKLANLMPRDTNSYWDVISSILDKYDGEICYLSYVFALRDAGDLAENGIAYVSLEPCNHFGRTPPCTEALIKAKVKKVVVGMVDPNPIVASAGVKRLQEAGIEVIVGVEEELCKRLNEAYIHQMLTGKPFVTLRYSLSLGGNMLDQLGENAMERGEYYSKLLQEYDAVILSSTALANKFVFPVSSELGANQPLKIVLSKSANSLIQNPDLPTDAASKLLIVTEKELKELENGQEEVHRRLSDRMTLAEILEHCKREGLCSVLVDLMGDHTDFEDILKEGFDEDLFQKVVVEILPIWGGNVVKALNISNMKTRVKNLTSRISGESVIVEGYIC